Proteins from a genomic interval of Excalfactoria chinensis isolate bCotChi1 chromosome 21, bCotChi1.hap2, whole genome shotgun sequence:
- the CD3D gene encoding T-cell surface glycoprotein CD3 delta chain — protein sequence MWKGRALGTWLLLTSMAVTKLGVRGVKIIVEEASGKVFLQCQTTKEEHKKEIVWQKGGEELGNATQLDLGAIYDDPRGTYTCSLNGREPDTLQVHYRMCQNCIEVDAPTISGIVVADVVATVFLAIAVYCITGQDKGRMSRDSDRQNLIANDQLYQPLGERNDGQYSQLATAKARK from the exons ATGTGGAAGGGACGGGCCCTGGGCACCTGGCTGCTGCTTACCAGCATGGCTGTGACCAAGTTGGGCGTCCGTG GAGTGAAAATAATTGTGGAAGAAGCCAGTGGGAAGGTGTTCCTGCAGTGCCAGACGACCAAAGAAGaacataaaaaggaaattgtATGGCAGAAAGGTGGGGAAGAATTAGGAAACGCGACACAGCTGGACTTGGGTGCAATTTACGATGACCCCAGAGGCACCTATACGTGTTCATTGAACGGCAGAGAACCCGACACTCTCCAGGTGCACTATCGAA TGTGCCAGAATTGCATAGAAGTGGACGCTCCCACCATCTCAGGGATTGTGGTCGCAGATGTTGTTGCCACCGTCTTCCTGGCAATTGCTGTGTATTGCATCACAGGGCAAGATAAGGGACGCATGTCACGAG ATTCTGACAGGCAGAACCTGATAGCCAACGACCAGCTCTACCAG cCCCTTGGTGAGCGGAATGATGGACAGTACAGCCAGCTGGCAACTGCCAAGGCCCGCAAGTGA
- the CD3E gene encoding T-cell surface glycoprotein CD3 epsilon chain: MRCEVPLLGLLLCVVGAAAQGVEDEFVVEISGTTVTVTCPLSGDKIEWEPAGENAVGNKYIVENYNSSPLNLSCKESDKKHSIYLNAKVCTNCEELDTLTVIGIIIADLLITLGVLILVHYFSKNKKGQLRAAAGSRPRAQKMQRPPPVPNPDYEPIRKGQREVYAGLEHRGF, encoded by the exons ATGAGGTGCGAGGTGCCCCTCCTGGGCCTCCTGCTGTGCGTGG ttggtgcagcagctcaggggg TCGAAGATGAATTCGTGGTGGAGATTTCTGGAACCACAGTGACAGTCACATGTCCCCTTTCTGGAGACAAAATAGAATGGGAGCCAGCTGGGGAAAACGCAGTCGGCAACAAGTACATTGTAGAGAATTATAACAGCTCCCCTCTCAATCTGAGTTGTAAAGAAAGCGATAAGAAGCATTCCATATATCTGAATGCCAAAG TGTGCACAAACTGTGAGGAGCTGGATACCTTGACTGTGATAGGGATCATCATTGCAGATCTGCTCATCACCTTGGGGGTACTGATTTTGGTCCATTACTTCAGCAAAAACAAGAAGGGGCAattgagagctgctgctggcagtcGGCCACGAG CTCAGAAGATGCAGCGTCCTCCCCCGGTTCCAAACCCAGACTACGAG CCCATCAGGAAAGGCCAACGAGAAGTGTATGCAGGCCTGGAACACAGGGGCTTCTGA